A DNA window from Gillisia sp. Hel1_33_143 contains the following coding sequences:
- a CDS encoding TlpA family protein disulfide reductase — translation MNDQIASINVLDLDGAAKDLMTLYKNKAQLLIIYNNDCIGCTGRAIPLAFEFQQNFPTLQVAGIHSNFVNREADKDAIKSIFTSGENPFPIYIDKDHKVFDQFNAEGTPQWLLISKDGTLFRSVFGSQENAKNRLFYAIENLLETDSHF, via the coding sequence ATGAATGATCAAATAGCATCCATAAATGTTTTAGATCTAGATGGCGCTGCTAAAGATCTCATGACCCTCTATAAAAATAAAGCTCAGTTACTTATCATTTATAATAATGATTGTATTGGTTGTACAGGCCGAGCAATTCCCTTGGCATTTGAGTTTCAACAAAATTTTCCAACACTTCAGGTAGCCGGTATCCATTCTAATTTTGTAAACAGAGAGGCAGATAAAGATGCTATTAAGAGTATTTTTACAAGTGGTGAAAATCCATTTCCTATTTATATTGATAAAGATCATAAAGTATTTGATCAATTTAACGCTGAAGGAACACCTCAATGGCTACTTATTTCTAAAGATGGTACTTTGTTTCGCTCTGTATTTGGATCTCAGGAAAATGCAAAGAACAGATTGTTCTATGCCATAGAAAATCTTTTAGAAACAGATAGTCACTTTTAG
- a CDS encoding thiamine phosphate synthase — translation MIIPKLHYSSQGNSPKEHLENIQNACTSGAELVQLNLRSVSEKKYLKFAEAARENTSHFQTRLILTDHYKLAKTVKADGVYSIPSGSSPATIRKILYSWQSIGATAHTLQDCETLINSEVDYIGLGPYAGDDYVAAALGINGYKAITDVLKTNTVILAYGNIMTADVPSLLNSGASGIMLSTEISDNFNLIRKYNQLLSASAVAEQKHTFK, via the coding sequence ATGATCATACCAAAACTTCATTATAGTTCTCAAGGAAATTCTCCAAAAGAACATCTAGAAAACATTCAAAATGCATGTACTTCTGGTGCAGAATTAGTACAATTAAATTTACGATCTGTTTCTGAAAAGAAATATTTGAAATTTGCTGAAGCTGCGAGAGAAAATACTTCTCATTTCCAAACCCGATTAATTCTTACAGATCATTATAAGTTAGCTAAGACGGTTAAGGCAGATGGTGTTTATAGTATTCCATCTGGGTCCTCCCCTGCTACAATTAGAAAGATCTTGTATAGCTGGCAGAGTATTGGAGCAACAGCACATACGTTGCAGGATTGTGAAACACTAATTAATAGCGAAGTAGATTATATTGGTTTAGGTCCATACGCTGGTGATGATTACGTTGCTGCGGCACTTGGTATTAATGGATACAAAGCTATAACCGATGTTTTAAAGACCAATACGGTAATACTAGCTTATGGTAATATTATGACAGCAGACGTACCAAGTCTATTAAATAGCGGTGCCTCTGGAATAATGCTCTCTACTGAAATTAGCGATAATTTTAATCTTATCAGGAAATATAATCAACTATTGTCAGCTTCTGCTGTTGCAGAGCAAAAACATACTTTTAAGTAA
- a CDS encoding NAD(P)H-dependent oxidoreductase gives MELLNKLNWRYAAKAMNGEKVAEDKIQRILEAARLAPTSSGLQPFEIMVVKNQEIKEKIRPIAWNQSVITDCSHLLVFAAWDTYTAERINHMFDLTNEIRGFKNEGWENYRQMLLDSYPQKDEEENFNHASKQAYIAFSQAIIAAAFEGVDATPVEGFDPAAVDEILNLREKGLRSAVLLPLGYRKEEVDWLVNLVKVRKSMDELVTVIE, from the coding sequence ATGGAATTATTAAATAAACTAAACTGGAGATATGCTGCAAAAGCCATGAATGGTGAAAAAGTAGCTGAAGATAAAATTCAAAGAATATTAGAAGCAGCAAGATTGGCTCCTACTTCTAGCGGACTACAACCTTTCGAGATCATGGTAGTAAAAAATCAGGAGATCAAAGAAAAAATTAGACCTATAGCATGGAATCAATCTGTAATTACAGACTGTTCTCATTTATTAGTATTCGCAGCCTGGGATACTTATACCGCAGAAAGAATAAATCATATGTTCGATCTTACCAACGAAATTCGCGGATTTAAGAATGAAGGTTGGGAAAATTACCGCCAGATGCTCTTAGATTCCTATCCTCAAAAAGATGAGGAAGAGAATTTTAATCATGCCTCTAAACAGGCATATATAGCATTTTCTCAAGCAATTATTGCTGCCGCCTTTGAAGGTGTAGATGCAACTCCTGTAGAAGGTTTTGATCCAGCCGCAGTAGATGAGATTTTAAATCTAAGAGAAAAAGGACTTAGAAGTGCGGTGCTTTTACCATTGGGATATAGAAAAGAAGAGGTAGACTGGCTGGTAAATCTAGTTAAAGTTAGAAAATCTATGGATGAACTGGTAACCGTAATCGAATAA